From a region of the Paenibacillus segetis genome:
- a CDS encoding ABC transporter permease, whose amino-acid sequence MSSKAEQKEKRKRLPFRWHKQDTELTLLALPTTIWYILFCFLPMFGIIIAFKNFRISGGFLSNVFKSPWVGFKNFEFLFKSNDAWVIIRNTIGYNIIFIILGIVLPVLFAIMIGLLHSRKASKVYQTMMFLPYFLSWVVVSAVGWAFLSFDKGIVNSMLVNMGGDPVNWYMEPSYWPFFLIFLNVWKGLGYGMVIYLATITSLDSTYYEAAIIDGASIWQQTRYITLPMLKLVIVMMFILSVGRIFYTDFGLFYQVTRDSNSLFNVATTIDVMVYKQLKTATVGMASAAAFVQSVLGCATILTANWIVRKIDSDSAMM is encoded by the coding sequence ATGAGCTCTAAAGCCGAACAAAAAGAAAAACGTAAGCGCTTACCTTTCCGTTGGCATAAGCAAGATACGGAACTTACCCTCTTGGCATTGCCGACGACGATCTGGTACATCTTGTTTTGTTTCTTACCTATGTTCGGGATCATTATCGCCTTCAAAAACTTTAGAATTAGCGGCGGGTTCTTGAGCAATGTGTTTAAGAGTCCATGGGTAGGATTTAAAAACTTTGAGTTTCTATTCAAGTCAAATGATGCTTGGGTCATTATTCGTAACACCATTGGCTACAATATTATTTTTATCATTCTGGGTATTGTGCTCCCTGTTCTATTCGCTATTATGATCGGGCTACTCCACAGCCGTAAAGCAAGTAAAGTCTATCAGACGATGATGTTTCTCCCTTACTTCTTATCATGGGTCGTCGTATCTGCTGTGGGTTGGGCGTTCCTAAGTTTTGATAAAGGGATTGTCAATTCAATGCTCGTCAATATGGGAGGCGATCCTGTTAACTGGTATATGGAACCGTCATACTGGCCATTCTTTCTGATCTTCTTGAATGTCTGGAAAGGACTAGGCTATGGAATGGTTATTTATCTGGCAACCATCACAAGCCTTGATAGCACTTATTATGAAGCTGCAATTATTGATGGTGCTTCTATATGGCAGCAGACGAGATATATAACATTGCCAATGCTCAAACTAGTTATCGTCATGATGTTCATTTTATCAGTTGGACGTATATTCTACACCGATTTTGGTTTGTTCTATCAGGTTACACGAGATTCCAATTCTCTGTTCAACGTGGCTACCACCATCGATGTCATGGTCTATAAACAATTAAAAACCGCTACCGTGGGGATGGCATCAGCAGCCGCCTTTGTTCAGTCCGTACTAGGTTGTGCAACTATT